One Nymphaea colorata isolate Beijing-Zhang1983 chromosome 12, ASM883128v2, whole genome shotgun sequence genomic window, atattttcagttagaaattttattgtaaagtaatataaattataccattttatttttatgtagtataaacaaacataaatttaacaattttatttttatcttataATCAcatatttcctttcatttcttttcttaatcatttttctttcattttcaccccccccctctctttccttcccttttctttcatcCAAACAAAATGTAAAAGTGGACCGTCAAACTGATAGGGTTGCAAAGGATGAGCagcattttgttattttctcaatAGTTGAGGGGCtcaatgtaatttttgtaaaattttagcAGGTGTCAGGATGAAAACTTAGTTTTACTGAAGTTAAatatttcaaagttttgaaAACCTATTTCATTTGATTGGGTGACACCGGTTTTTTAATAGCTTAAGGAATGCCAGGTTTTTACGAAACCAAATTTTGCAAAGGCGGGTTTTTCCTCATGCTCAATTTTGATGACACCCAAACATTCAAAACAGGAAAACCTAGTTTTAGGatatcatccaaacactccCTTACAAATTTCCAAAATCTCGTTTAGTCATTGAAGCTACCACAAGCTGCAGTTGCTCATATATACACTTGTTTTTCCTTGAGAGGAACGCCACCAATCCGGTTGCAACGATAGTAGCATTTAGAACTGAGTTCTGAAAACCATCACTCACAGGTAATTTTGGGGGAGGGTGGTGTGGATTTTCCTCAAGTAAATTTCTAAAGAACGTAGGTAAATATATGTTACATACACATCCGAAGGTATTCAAATATTAAGATTCAAAGTATGGATCACATTAGTAGGACATTAAATTCcaaatcaatcacatgcaatGTTGAAATGTCCCAAATACAGCCGCAGTTCCTCATTTATCCTGATAGACGACTTAGCTTGTGATATTTAACTTGACTATGTTTTTATGAGATACTGAAAGAAAGATGATGCTTTGAAAGGGTAAAGGCCTCCCTAATATGATCATACTGTTCACAGTTGCTGTTAAAACAATGATCAACTGATTtagcaaattttttttggcattgttgtccgataaaaaaaatttaaaaacaatttgcACACAAGGGATGAACAACTACTCATGTAAAAgtcttttattgaatattgcATACGTCATCAGGCtacatttttgtatttttaggAACACAGATACATGATAATATAAGGTAACAGAATATAGTACACGAAAAGCAATTACTGAagcacgaaaaaaaaaaaaaaacacgcagATCCATGGCTCGCTTTTCAAGAGAAGCGACGAAACAACCAGCGTTAATGGCAGCCCAAGCGAGAGATGAAGGCGGAGATGAAGCCCATCAGCTGCTTGAACGCAGGATGCCCCTGGCGGCGCCCGTAAAAGGCGTAATCCTCTTCCTCAAAGACGTGCAGCTCCACCGCCCCCCTTCCTAACTTCTCCAGCTCCGCTGCCACTCTCAGGCACCGGTCCTTCAGCACATCCTTGCCGCCTGCTACCAACATCAGGCCGACGGCTGGCAGGCCGGAAGCAGGAGGGCTGCAGAATAGGTGGCCTCTAGTCGATGGTGGGTCCGTGTCCGGCAGCGCCAGCCTCCAGCAAACATCGGAGAATGGCATGGTGAGGTAAGCGTGCTCGTTCGACCACCTATTCTCCGACTCCGTCCGCTCCTCCCCGCCGTAGTACGGCTGCAGGAGCACCACCCCTCTCAGGCTTTCCAGCACCTCCGCAGGCGCGCCGATGTTCAGGGCGTTATGGATGATGTTTCCACCGGCGCTGTCGCCGATGAGGAAGAGTCGGGAGAGGTCGGCGGAGGCAGGCAGCTGGCGGCGCGCATTTGGGGAGTAGAGCCACTGGAAGGCGGCAAGGAGATCGTTGTAGGCTGTTGGGAGGCGGTGCTCCGGCGCGAGACGATATGCGAGAGAGAAGACTACGGAGGATGTATCGGAGGCGAGGTGGGTGGCGAGTTGGTGGTACTCGACGGAGGCGGGGGAGAGGAAGCAGAAACCGCCGCCATGAACGTAAACTACGAAAGGGAGGGGCTTCCCGGATGGGTTAGGAGGAGTGTAAATGCGAGCCCATAGGCCAGAGGAGGAGTCGATGGTTACGTCGACGGAGGATACGGGGTCGGAAAGGGACTCCGGGACAGAGAACGGTGGGTGGTCGGCGGCGGCCGGCCTGACGATGTTGCCATCCTGGTTGACATGAACTTGGGGAAAAAGTTCCATCGTCAAAGCTTGAACAGCGTTCGACTGCAGGTGGTGCCAAAAGCAACGAGAGGGAATTATATAGGAGCTGGAGTTCGTAAAAAAAAGCCAAAGCAAGAGCAACTCAAATCAATGATGCCGTTGGTGAATATTTACAGACAGATGAAAACTGAAGATGGTGAGGCGAAACTTTAAccaggaaggaaaaggaagacgGAAGTCCGTCAATTTTGGCCCCACGGGCACGTGATGGTGTAAACCATAGAAGAAGGAGGCCGCTCCTCTTCTTGCGTTGGCAAGCCGAATGTTCACAGGTTGAGTTATTAAAGCCTGTAATTAATTTAAAAGAAGAGTTTGCTTAggcatcttttattttcttgtttggtaACGGAATCAGAATAACGAAAGATCACGTGGCTACAGCTGAGAGTCTGAAACACGCACGTCAGAACAAGTTCTTCATGAAGAGACGCTGGAATTTCCCACTTTCAAAATTGCAGCActcgaagaaggagaaggaagaagacccAACAAAGATATTGTAACAGGTATTCTTCTTCGATTTGGGGTGTTGATTCTTTTACTGACATATGGTGGGCATCGataaaacttttactgacattATGGTTGGAATGAAAAAGCACAAAAACTTGAAGCAAAAAACCCAAATCATTACCCTGAAATAATAAACCTAAAATCATtcacaaatggaaaaaaacTGAACATTAAGTTCAAGCAACATACCTTTTCATCATttagatgtcaaaaattgaagaagaacaCTGCAATCATCCAAAAACTTCAGTAAACAACAGTGGGAAGAGGAGAatgaaaagagggaaaaagaagaaaggagaaggagGGCTTGGGTGGAGTTATAGAGTCAAAGAAGTCTTTACCGCCATGTAAAATacgtcagtaaaagttttgTAGTAACTTTTACATGTGTTGGTGAAGGAGGCTTTTGGCAACGCGAGAATGACCGTTCGTCTCCTAaacttatttctttttgtcGACATCTGCGAAGTGGATGTCGTAAAAGGCTTTTTACCAACGTTCTGTTCTCAACATTGATAAAAGTGACATGTTTAGTGATGTTTTCGAGTTGAACGTCCCTAAAAGCTCAACTTCAAATGACATCCTAACTGCATGTGTTAGAGAAGGCTACTTTTCATTAACGGTTTTTTCTGGGCGTTAGTAAAAGTGACATGTTTATTGACTATTTCGAATGGGATAGCGGCAAACACCGATAAAGGCTACTTTTATCGGTAAAAATTATTCTTCACTGACATTTAAAGCCAGACATTGTAAAAATTAAGCTTCATCGACATTTAAAGCCGGACGTAGGTAAAGTTGCTTTTCCCCAACGTCCAATTTTCCTACCCGTTGGtgaatttgtctttttttttccgtAGTGTGGGCACTAATCTCTCCGATAAGGGCttcaaaatttctaagaatTTTTATGCAAATTGAAGGCTCGATTTGTGGGAAATGtttattttggaaattgttTGGAAGGAATGTTTTTTCtgtcttttactttttttaatttccttttgcccatacaaaaaggtttttttctCTATTAATAGGgggtattttttgtcattagaTATACTGGCACATGAAAATTTCTTGCACCAATGTGCATAACCTGCTTCTCGCCGATTGGAGGTCTACATTTGCCCTGACGATTCTGGACttgttaaaataattttttctcaaaaaacaaaaaaaaaaggacaaatgaTCAGATCTTGGTTAGGCCTATAAAAGTTCAACAAAGTTGATATAATCAAGAAAGAGCCTTTGTAAGGTATGAGGTAACAATGGGTGGTATTGGATAACCGATCAACCAGCATTTAAGACCATTAAGTATTTGTTGTGATCTAACTGTTaaaagattcaaatttgatgcaCAATTCACGTACAGGGCCCGAGGCTACAAAGCTGGAACAACATATATAATTGTCAATCACAATTAAGTTGCATGATTATATTTATGAGTCGGGAAATATTTCAAATGTGTAATGGGAGAAAAAGAACAGGAATATagaaacatgaaattttttctgaATATGCTGAGTTTTTAAGAATAATCATGGGTAGCTCAAGAATAAGCGGCACCAAGATTTGGCCGGAAAAAAGAAGTGTTGTCAAACAATATGATTTAAGGCGGATTATTGCAAATTTGGACGAAGGAAATTCACAAGAACTACGAAGGTTACGGTACATGAACAAAGAACCTTGAGTAACCTCGCCTCGcgatatatatgtatgcattcAGACAATGAACACAGAAGATGGACAAGAAGTGTTGTACGTAGTAATCAAAGTTGTTGCTTCAATAGGTGATCAAAATAATGATGCATCTGTTTTCGAAACAATGGTGTCTACATGGAGAAAGATTGACAAACGGGAAAGGGAATTAATGGAAAAAGAgatcaaagaacaaaaataacgTCGAGCGAGTCGTGTTTCTTCATCTCTGACAGCTCCTGCTACATCCATTCTCCGTCGTAGAAAGCGCTGAGGTTCCTGGACTACTTCGCTCTACTCTCTACCTCCGTCGTTATTCGTCTCCCAGGGCGTACCAGCACTCGACCTCTCGCTCATCTCTTCTTCCAACTTCGTGCTTTGGCATTCTGCCGGCGTCGGAAAACCAAAACCCGTTTGACCATCTAAAACTGGCCCCTGTTCCAAGTTTCCGGATTGTGCTGTTACTGGCAGCGACAGGGCACCAGCTGAACGTTGCTGGCAGATATGCTCCCTCACCAGGTGgccatcttcttccttcttcctttccaCGGAACGCTTCCCCTGTCTTCGTGCAGGCGTAATTTTAGCTGTTGGACCGGAGATGGAATGCGTGCTTTCAGCATCATCAACAGCCACGGAATCTCGTCGTTTCGGCCTCATCGGCTCTGCTTGGTGCTCTGTTGGAGGCAAGAATTCGGTTCTTGGCAAGGGAGCAGAACACTGACCTTGATCGAAAACGTCAATTTCCTTTATGTAAATCAGTCCTTGATCATCAACAGCCAGTTCAAGTCTCTTTCGGCACAGTTTCTTCTCTGCTGGAGTCGAGATTTCGGAACTTGGTGCAGGAGCAGTGTGTGTTCTCTCCTCTGTTGCAGTCAAGAATTCAGCTGTTGGAATAGAGGCAGGGCGGTCTTCTTCCTTCATAGTAACATTAGCGCTTTCAGAATCAGGTTCTTTCAGATTCCGGAGGCACGTTTCCGTCTCCGCTGGAGGCAAGAATTCCTTTCTTGAGTGAAAAACGGACCGCGCCTGGCGGTTAGCATCTCGCCGAATGTGGCCATCGTGTTCACCTTGGAAAGTCGGCGAAACCGGACGGACTTCAGAAGGGTTGCCGGAGATTCTCTGGCTACTTGGTGGATTCTTTACTTTTGCCTCCACAGGCATCTCAGGGTGGTCGGCGCATTGCAGCGATCTCTCCCGCAACAGGTCGACCTCAGTTGTAGGTGGATTCAATATTGTGCGCTGGTTGTGATCCCCGTCATCGTCATCGCCGCCGCTTTCAACGACGTCTCCGGAGTCCTTCACTTCCATGTTGCCACGGACGTCAGTTGCGCCACTGATCTCCTTCTGCGGATGACCaatctcaatctctctctctctctcttaaacgcACTGGTAATGAAGGGGCGAAGCTGGTAGGTGGTGGCACTGCATAAGGACCAGTGCGGTTTAGATTGCTTTAGTTCCTCTAGTCATTTGTATACCTATCGCCAATTTTGATGCCATCATAtggtaaagaaaaaatattttctgaaaatatgagaaattttaaacaaacatttttttttggttctacAAACAAGATTGACCTTTAAATATTAGTGAAAATGTAACTAAATACATTTAAATTATAGCAAAAAAAGCTTCCCATCCTCTGTTTAcaacattaagaaaaaaaaaaaagtattcttGTTTCCATCCTTTGTCGCTTCCATGAGTAAAGCTTTACAAAGCTTTATCTTTTAACTTCTTGCTTCACATCTAGTGCATTTACATCTCCCTGCTCAGCCATTCTTCTGCAATTTTCTAACATCCTTTGCAATCCCGAACTACGCTCCTTGTCCTACTTCACGGTATGGTTATTAGGAAGGATTATGAAAAGAGGAAACCTTGACGGCCTTTTTGttcataatattttaaattttattttgtaacgTCCATCATAATCTCAATAAAATCGAAGAGGTTGAACAATCATACCAAATTACCAATACAGCTATAATATAGCGAATGAGAGGCAATTAAATAGTTTGCAACAGAGAAACATTAACAGGAAGCTGCTCCGTTCTAATGTGTTCCATTGCGATAGAATTAGGCCAAGAAGAATCACTTACTTGGAAGAGAGGACGTAAATGTTAGTGTAGTGTTCATATACCTTCCCATGCATAACCTCATTCTTCCTAAACTTAAGGTAATCAAGTTCATTTCCACCTTAGACGGCGTGAAGTTGAGGGGGGATATTAGGATGAACGACAACGCAGCAAATACATCTGCTTCCAGCGCTGTTCAGGAAGACATGGAAAGAAATATTCAGACCTTGAAgaccaaatcaagaaaaaaggaacgAGAAAATAGATTCAGACAACGAACGCAGAAGATAAACAAGGATTACTGTATATAGTATTCAAAGTTCAATCGGTGATCAAAAGAATGACTCCGTCGGTGTTCGAAAGAATGGTGTTTACATGGAGAAAGATTAACAAATAGGAAGGGGAATTAaaggggaaaaaacaaaaaaggaaaccgTCGAGTGAGTCGTGTTTCTTCATCTCTAGCAGCTCCTGCTGGACTCGATCAGCCATCCTCAGTCGTGTACTTAACTCTACCATCTTCCTCCTCGTCATTCGTTTCTGCGTTTGTCGCCACCGGTGAAGGATTCGAAGAGGACGTACCATCCGTCAAGCTCACGCTCATCTCTTCTACCAACTTCCTGGCTTGCTCTTCAGCAGGCGCCGGAGAATGGAAGCGCGATTGACCATAAAAAACCGGGCCCTGTTCCGAGTTTCTGGATTGCGGCCATACTGCCATCGACAGGGCACCAGCTATGTTTCGGCGAGTATAAGCAGCCCAACTCTGCCTAATTCAAATGAATTTTGGGCATGAGTTAGACCAGGTTGTGGTGATGAAGAGCGCTGGCTACACGAGAACCCGGACGGTAAAATTTTGAGGCtatgaatttaaatccaatATGTTTTAAGAAGGATCTTAAGACTGAGAGactttaatgaaatgattgtcaTGGTTCCTAGTTTTATTAGGATTAAAACCGAAACTGTTAGGAAGTGGATTGAGATCCGTCGAATCAGGGCCCAAACCTGAGAGAGAGTCgagttgttatagtggtatccaCACGCACAGACGCGTGTGCATCAAGGAGGGTGGATTGTAAAACCAcagaagtttagtcttgtatcaaagattgtgagggatcttcaaaaACTCATAAAGGgaggttgggatccgtcgaactaGGAACCCAAGCCCGGCCCGAAAATAGATAGACACTTATCATATTCCCCATATAATGCCGCATAAATTCTGGCCGGAATAAGGGGCAGCATGTTCCAAGACaaaaaatcagtaaaagaaaatttctcttttttggtataaaaatattcatgttTTCCTAAACCGAAGTACCATGCTCTGTTTCCTTTTCAAACATGAACTTTGCGTGTCCCAGGTTTTAATACACCATCCTCTCTCTAGCCAGAGGGCACACTGCTGTGCGTGTAGAAGTAAAAACGAAAGACACAATTTTACATGGTTCGATAGAAGCTTTCTTCTTAATTCCCTCTCAACGAGTTATTCTCTCTCAATGAGTTGAGAAGATGTGAGGTTCGGTTTATGTAGAATTGTACCACACGCATTGATTTCTTAGTGATTATACCTTTCCCTAGAAATTTTGGTTAAGATCTGCTAAGATCAACAAGTGCCGGCCGATACAACAAGACCCTCATTGATCAAGTGACAATACAACAAGACCCTCATTACCCttttttgaagtagattcatgaaacacctaCATGTTTATAAAACTCAGAGATTATctgatatatttataaaactcAGAGATTATCTGATATATTGTGCTCAATATATTGTGCTCATGATGAGGACGTGAAATGCAGAACGAAATTCCATGATCGGaacaaaaaactcaatttagttTAGGTTTCCTCCGTTCAGTCAAAACTGATCAATTATATATTTGGGAATGGTTACTTTGATACGATAGAATTACTATGCCGTCTCTGACTCGTTCAGACTAAGAAAGAATTGAACCCCAgctaatataaattaataaccaGCCAGCTCGTGGCTTTGTAATCTTAAGATCCAAGCAATAATTTATTATGTACATGAGATAATAATCATACGCTTGTAGTCATCTTCAAGGCTTTACATGAAGATCAGCCCCTCCACCGGATGACATAATccatctctctctatatatatatatatatacaggaaCTATGATATACTCATGACAAATAAACTGAAGCTACCATCCACAAGCATTatccctctcttctttttaaCAGGCGCAGCACAGGCGTCATGAGCAGTTCAACTTAGCAATGGCTTAACCTGTTGCTGGCTCTCAAGTAGAAAGGTTTCATCATCTTCAGGAAGCGAATacccttctttcttcttggccCATAACACAAAGTAAAGGCCCACAAATATAAGAGCCATCCCACAGATGCTGCA contains:
- the LOC116265439 gene encoding probable carboxylesterase 15; protein product: MELFPQVHVNQDGNIVRPAAADHPPFSVPESLSDPVSSVDVTIDSSSGLWARIYTPPNPSGKPLPFVVYVHGGGFCFLSPASVEYHQLATHLASDTSSVVFSLAYRLAPEHRLPTAYNDLLAAFQWLYSPNARRQLPASADLSRLFLIGDSAGGNIIHNALNIGAPAEVLESLRGVVLLQPYYGGEERTESENRWSNEHAYLTMPFSDVCWRLALPDTDPPSTRGHLFCSPPASGLPAVGLMLVAGGKDVLKDRCLRVAAELEKLGRGAVELHVFEEEDYAFYGRRQGHPAFKQLMGFISAFISRLGCH